One genomic window of Streptomyces sp. WP-1 includes the following:
- a CDS encoding mechanosensitive ion channel family protein gives MNRALTLDDAVVAGVAVAAGLLAAFLSRSLLRWLAKHAKRTRWSGDDIIVDALRSIVPWALVAAGVAAAAIVLPLTRSVQHHTDQVLEVWLILVATLSAARVITGLVHTFTQSRSGVAGSATIFVNITRVLVLAIGFLVVLQTLGISIAPLLTALGVGGLAVALALQDTLANLFAGVHILASKTVQPGDYIQLSSGEEGYVVDINWRQTTVRKLSNNLVVIPNGQLAKANMTNYTRPEQRLTVPVQVGVSYDADLEKVERVTAEVVVEVMRKVPGALPDHEPAIRFHTFGDSRIGFTVILGIGEFSDQYRIKHEFIKRLHRRYQEENIRIPSPVRTVAIQQGSFTIPQQRSAGDVSREPAE, from the coding sequence GTGAACCGTGCGCTGACCCTGGACGACGCGGTGGTCGCCGGCGTCGCGGTCGCGGCGGGCCTGCTGGCCGCCTTCCTCTCCCGTTCGCTGCTGCGCTGGCTGGCCAAGCACGCCAAGCGGACCCGGTGGAGCGGCGACGACATCATCGTGGACGCGCTGCGCTCGATCGTGCCGTGGGCGCTGGTCGCGGCGGGGGTGGCGGCCGCGGCGATCGTGCTCCCCCTCACCAGGTCCGTGCAGCACCACACCGACCAGGTGCTGGAGGTGTGGCTGATCCTCGTGGCCACGCTGTCCGCGGCGCGGGTGATCACCGGTCTGGTGCACACGTTCACGCAGTCGCGGTCGGGGGTGGCGGGCTCGGCGACCATCTTCGTCAACATCACCCGGGTGCTGGTCCTGGCGATCGGCTTCCTGGTGGTGCTCCAGACGCTGGGGATCTCCATCGCGCCGCTGCTCACCGCGCTGGGCGTCGGCGGTCTCGCGGTGGCGCTCGCGCTCCAGGACACTCTCGCGAACCTCTTCGCGGGCGTCCACATCCTGGCGTCCAAGACCGTCCAGCCGGGCGACTACATCCAGCTGAGCAGCGGTGAGGAGGGGTACGTCGTCGACATCAACTGGCGTCAGACGACGGTCCGCAAGCTGTCCAACAACCTGGTGGTGATCCCGAACGGCCAGCTCGCCAAGGCCAACATGACCAACTACACCCGGCCCGAGCAGCGGCTCACGGTGCCGGTGCAGGTGGGCGTGAGCTACGACGCCGACCTGGAGAAGGTGGAGCGGGTGACCGCCGAGGTGGTCGTGGAGGTCATGCGCAAGGTGCCGGGGGCGCTGCCGGACCACGAGCCCGCGATCCGCTTCCACACCTTCGGCGACTCCCGCATCGGCTTCACGGTGATCCTCGGCATCGGCGAGTTCAGCGACCAGTACCGGATCAAACACGAATTCATCAAGCGCCTGCACCGCCGCTACCAGGAGGAGAACATCCGCATCCCCTCCCCGGTCCGCACGGTCGCCATCCAGCAGGGCTCCTTCACGATTCCGC